The following coding sequences lie in one Kamptonema formosum PCC 6407 genomic window:
- the nifK gene encoding nitrogenase molybdenum-iron protein subunit beta — MPQNNIDKIDDHVTLFHQEEYQQLFAGKKEFEGGHSPEEVTRIAEWTKTWEYREQNFSREALTVNPAKACQPLGAILAAVGFEATLPFVHGSQGCVAYFRSHFTRHFKEPFSAVSSSMTEDAAVFGGQNNMIDGLATSYNLYKPKMIAVCTTCMAEVIGDDLQAFINNAKAAGSVPQEYPVPYAHTPSFVGSHITGYDNMMKGILSNLTAGKKAETTNGKINFIPGFETYIGNLREVKRIGSLMGIDYTLLADNSEYLDSPNTGEYKMYPGGTPLAEAADSINAEATIALQSYSTTKTRDYIDSEWKQPTYVCRPVGIRGTDEFLMKLSALTGKPIPQELEDERGRAVDALTDSQSWLHGKRVAMYGDPDLVIGLTQFLLEIGAEPVHILVSNSNNLFEKELQAILDASPFGKGATIWGGKDLWHLRSLLFTEPVDLLIGNSYGKYLWRDTKTPLVRIGYPIFDRHHLHRYSTYGYQGAINLLNWIVNTLLDELDRNTIIPAKTDISYDLIR, encoded by the coding sequence ATGCCTCAGAACAATATAGACAAAATTGACGACCACGTTACACTATTTCATCAGGAAGAATATCAACAGCTATTTGCTGGGAAAAAGGAATTTGAAGGCGGCCACAGCCCAGAAGAAGTAACTCGAATTGCAGAATGGACAAAGACTTGGGAATATCGCGAGCAAAACTTTAGCCGCGAAGCTTTAACAGTTAATCCAGCTAAGGCTTGTCAGCCTCTAGGCGCAATTTTAGCAGCAGTAGGTTTTGAAGCTACCCTGCCCTTTGTTCACGGTTCTCAAGGTTGCGTTGCCTACTTCCGTTCTCACTTTACTCGTCACTTCAAAGAACCATTTTCAGCAGTGTCTTCTTCAATGACTGAAGATGCAGCGGTCTTTGGCGGACAGAATAATATGATTGATGGCTTGGCGACTTCTTATAATCTCTACAAGCCAAAGATGATTGCTGTCTGTACTACTTGTATGGCGGAAGTGATTGGGGATGACTTGCAAGCCTTTATTAATAATGCCAAGGCTGCAGGTTCTGTTCCTCAAGAATATCCCGTTCCTTACGCTCATACACCTAGCTTTGTCGGCTCCCATATTACGGGTTACGACAATATGATGAAGGGAATTTTATCGAACCTAACAGCCGGTAAAAAAGCCGAAACGACTAACGGTAAGATTAACTTTATTCCCGGCTTTGAAACTTACATTGGTAACTTGCGCGAAGTCAAGAGAATTGGCTCTCTAATGGGCATAGACTATACGCTGCTGGCGGATAATTCTGAATATCTAGATTCACCAAATACTGGAGAATACAAAATGTATCCCGGCGGTACGCCACTGGCAGAGGCAGCCGATTCCATTAATGCAGAAGCGACGATCGCTTTACAATCTTATTCAACCACTAAAACTCGCGATTACATTGATAGCGAGTGGAAGCAACCTACTTATGTCTGCCGTCCTGTAGGTATCCGGGGAACTGATGAATTCTTGATGAAATTATCGGCTCTGACAGGTAAACCAATTCCTCAAGAATTGGAAGACGAACGGGGTCGGGCAGTAGACGCGCTAACGGATTCGCAATCATGGCTGCATGGCAAGCGGGTGGCAATGTATGGCGATCCAGATTTGGTGATTGGATTAACCCAATTCCTGCTAGAAATTGGTGCTGAACCTGTGCATATCTTGGTAAGCAATAGCAACAATTTGTTTGAAAAAGAGTTGCAAGCAATTCTAGATGCTAGCCCCTTTGGTAAGGGTGCAACTATCTGGGGTGGTAAGGATTTGTGGCATCTACGTTCTCTCTTATTCACAGAACCCGTAGATCTATTAATCGGCAACTCCTACGGCAAGTATCTGTGGCGCGATACCAAAACTCCTTTAGTGCGAATTGGCTATCCTATCTTTGACCGCCACCACCTGCACCGCTATTCTACTTACGGTTATCAAGGTGCGATCAATTTGCTCAACTGGATTGTAAATACGCTACTTGACGAACTGGATCGCAATACCATTATCCCAGCGAAGACTGATATTTCCTACGACTTGATTCGATAA
- a CDS encoding Mo-dependent nitrogenase C-terminal domain-containing protein, which translates to MTTITHTHDSHTHDRHPHDHYLGPREKSGFDPLFLLRRWVDRVPVSDRQFAHLICQVIPCCCPFERDVNLFGHAYHIPPLCKLNPLYDEFVGLRFRALSYLADVCLEDITKYIC; encoded by the coding sequence ATGACTACTATCACCCACACGCACGATAGCCACACGCACGATCGCCACCCTCACGACCATTACCTCGGCCCCAGAGAAAAGTCTGGTTTCGATCCTCTCTTCCTCCTGCGTCGATGGGTGGATAGAGTTCCAGTAAGCGATCGCCAATTTGCCCATCTTATTTGCCAGGTAATTCCCTGTTGTTGTCCTTTTGAACGAGATGTTAATCTGTTCGGACACGCCTATCACATTCCGCCTCTGTGCAAATTAAACCCTCTGTATGACGAGTTTGTTGGCTTACGCTTCCGCGCTCTTAGTTATCTAGCAGATGTTTGTTTAGAAGACATCACAAAATACATCTGCTAA
- the nifE gene encoding nitrogenase iron-molybdenum cofactor biosynthesis protein NifE, which produces MKITQGKINELLSEPGCEHNHHKHGEKKKKACQQQAQPGAAQGGCAFDGAMIALVPITDVAHLVHGPIACAGNSWGSRGSLSSGSHLYKMGFTTDLSENDIIFGGEKRLYKAILEVQERYQPAAVFVYSTCVTALIGDDLDSVCEAAAKKIGTPVIPVNSPGFIGSKNLGNRVGGESLLEYVIGTAEPEFTTPYDINLIGEYNIAGELWDVMPLFEKLGIRVLAKMTGDARYQEICYAHRAKLNVTICSKALINIARKMEERYGIPYIEESFYGVEDVNRCLRNIALKLGDRTLQARVEALIAEETAQLDRDLAPYRARLKGKRVVLYTGGVKSWSIISAAKDLGMEVVATSTKKSTEEDKARIRELLGAEGIMMEKGNAQELLKVIAQTKADMLIAGGRNQYTALKARIPFLDINQERHHSYAGYAGMVSMARELEEALYSPIWEQLRQPAPWEKEEAI; this is translated from the coding sequence ATGAAGATTACTCAAGGAAAAATTAACGAACTCCTCAGCGAGCCAGGTTGCGAACACAATCATCACAAGCATGGGGAAAAAAAGAAGAAAGCCTGCCAACAACAAGCCCAACCTGGTGCGGCTCAAGGAGGATGTGCTTTCGATGGGGCGATGATTGCTCTAGTACCTATTACCGATGTGGCACACTTGGTTCACGGGCCGATCGCCTGTGCGGGCAATTCTTGGGGAAGTCGAGGCAGTCTTTCCTCTGGTTCTCATCTTTATAAGATGGGTTTTACTACCGATCTGAGTGAGAATGATATCATTTTTGGTGGCGAGAAACGGCTCTACAAAGCTATTTTGGAAGTCCAAGAACGCTATCAACCAGCAGCAGTTTTTGTTTACTCCACTTGTGTTACTGCCTTGATCGGAGATGACTTAGATTCCGTTTGCGAAGCTGCGGCGAAGAAGATAGGAACTCCTGTAATTCCTGTTAATTCTCCGGGATTTATTGGGAGTAAAAACTTAGGGAATCGAGTAGGTGGAGAATCGCTATTAGAGTATGTAATCGGGACTGCGGAACCTGAATTTACCACGCCCTATGACATTAACCTCATTGGCGAATACAATATCGCTGGGGAATTGTGGGATGTAATGCCACTGTTTGAAAAACTAGGCATTCGCGTGCTGGCAAAGATGACTGGGGATGCTAGGTATCAGGAAATTTGTTACGCTCACCGAGCCAAACTAAATGTCACAATTTGCTCGAAAGCACTGATCAATATTGCTCGGAAAATGGAGGAACGCTACGGCATTCCCTACATTGAAGAGTCTTTTTACGGGGTGGAAGATGTCAACCGTTGCTTGCGAAATATTGCTCTGAAATTAGGCGATCGCACATTGCAAGCACGAGTAGAAGCACTAATCGCTGAAGAAACCGCCCAGCTCGATCGGGATTTAGCCCCCTATCGCGCTCGACTCAAGGGCAAGCGGGTAGTGCTCTACACAGGTGGGGTGAAGAGTTGGTCAATTATCTCTGCTGCCAAAGACTTAGGGATGGAAGTAGTCGCCACCAGCACCAAGAAAAGCACAGAGGAAGACAAAGCCCGGATTCGGGAATTGCTGGGCGCGGAGGGGATCATGATGGAAAAGGGCAATGCCCAGGAATTGCTGAAAGTGATTGCCCAAACCAAGGCCGATATGTTGATTGCCGGGGGGCGCAATCAATACACAGCCCTAAAAGCTCGCATTCCTTTTCTAGATATCAATCAAGAACGCCACCATTCCTATGCCGGATATGCAGGCATGGTATCGATGGCCAGAGAGTTAGAAGAAGCTCTCTACAGCCCAATTTGGGAGCAACTTCGCCAACCGGCACCCTGGGAAAAAGAGGAGGCAATCTGA
- the nifN gene encoding nitrogenase iron-molybdenum cofactor biosynthesis protein NifN yields MATIATPKKSVAVNPLKQSQPLGATLAFLGLKGMMPLLHGSQGCTAFAKVTLVRHFREAIPLATTAMTEVTTILGGEENVEQAILTLVEKAQPLMIGLCTTGLTETRGDDMEGILRTIRKRHPQLYDLPIVFVSAPDFQGALQDGFAAAVESMMRELPQVGETRSHQVTLLVSSAFSPGDVQAVKEIIAAFGLTAIAVPDLSTSLDGHLEDSYSAVTGGGTTLPELRAIGSSIYTLALGESMRESATILEKQFGIPFEVFPHLTGLAAVDEFLQALSDLSGVDVPAKYCHQRRQLQDAMLDTHFYFGHKRVSLALEPDLLSATVWLLKGMGAEIQAAVTTTRSPLLEKLPVETVTIGDLEDFEQLAAGSDLLITNSHGAGISRRLQIPLYRQGFPIYDRLGNGQRCTVGYQGTTQLLFDIGNLFLEQEESSD; encoded by the coding sequence ATGGCTACGATCGCAACTCCCAAAAAATCAGTGGCGGTGAATCCGCTTAAACAAAGTCAGCCTTTGGGCGCTACTCTAGCGTTTTTGGGGCTCAAAGGGATGATGCCTCTACTGCACGGTTCTCAAGGATGTACTGCCTTTGCCAAGGTAACGCTAGTGCGACATTTCCGAGAAGCAATTCCGCTGGCGACTACGGCAATGACGGAAGTAACCACGATTCTAGGTGGAGAGGAAAATGTAGAACAGGCAATTCTGACTTTGGTGGAAAAAGCTCAGCCACTAATGATCGGTTTGTGTACGACGGGATTGACGGAAACGCGAGGTGATGACATGGAGGGTATTCTCCGCACCATCCGCAAGCGCCACCCGCAATTATACGATTTGCCGATTGTGTTTGTCTCTGCACCGGACTTTCAAGGAGCATTACAAGATGGCTTTGCCGCTGCGGTAGAAAGCATGATGCGCGAACTTCCCCAAGTTGGGGAAACGCGATCGCATCAGGTGACGCTACTGGTTAGTTCCGCCTTTTCCCCTGGAGACGTGCAAGCAGTCAAGGAAATCATCGCTGCTTTTGGACTAACTGCGATCGCAGTTCCCGATCTATCCACCTCCCTAGACGGTCATTTGGAAGACTCCTACAGCGCGGTGACAGGTGGGGGTACAACTCTACCAGAACTCCGGGCAATTGGTAGTTCTATTTATACCTTGGCCCTGGGCGAGAGTATGCGCGAGAGTGCGACGATCCTGGAAAAGCAGTTTGGGATTCCATTTGAGGTGTTTCCCCACTTAACCGGATTAGCCGCTGTCGATGAGTTTTTACAAGCGCTTTCGGATCTCAGCGGCGTGGATGTGCCAGCAAAATACTGCCACCAACGCCGTCAGTTGCAGGATGCGATGTTGGATACTCATTTCTACTTTGGACACAAGCGCGTCTCTTTAGCACTAGAACCGGATTTATTGTCTGCAACTGTCTGGTTATTGAAGGGGATGGGGGCAGAAATTCAGGCAGCAGTGACGACGACGCGATCGCCCCTGCTAGAAAAACTCCCAGTAGAAACAGTGACAATTGGCGATTTGGAAGATTTTGAGCAACTGGCAGCAGGTTCAGATTTGTTGATTACCAACTCTCACGGCGCAGGAATATCTCGTCGCCTCCAGATTCCCCTCTATCGTCAAGGTTTCCCCATTTACGATCGCTTGGGTAACGGTCAGCGTTGCACTGTCGGCTATCAGGGAACTACACAGCTTTTGTTTGATATCGGCAATTTATTTTTAGAGCAAGAAGAATCAAGCGATTGA
- the nifX gene encoding nitrogen fixation protein NifX, with protein sequence MKIAFTTSDRVHINAHFGWAKKIDVYEVSTEGYQFLTTLKFEGDLKEDGNEDKLLPKIEALADCTIVYVSAIGGSAAARLIKKRITPIKAQSEEQEISDVLEKLVTTLKGNPPPWLRKVLQQSNHFPQEELELN encoded by the coding sequence ATGAAAATTGCATTCACGACTAGCGATCGCGTTCACATCAATGCTCACTTTGGTTGGGCAAAAAAGATTGATGTCTATGAAGTTTCAACTGAGGGTTATCAATTCTTAACAACTCTCAAGTTCGAGGGCGATCTCAAAGAAGATGGTAATGAAGACAAACTCTTACCCAAAATTGAGGCCCTCGCCGACTGCACAATTGTTTATGTTTCAGCAATTGGTGGTAGTGCTGCCGCCCGGTTAATCAAAAAGCGGATCACTCCCATTAAAGCCCAATCGGAAGAGCAAGAAATTAGCGATGTCCTCGAAAAGTTAGTCACAACTTTGAAGGGAAATCCACCGCCTTGGCTGCGAAAAGTCTTGCAACAGTCCAACCATTTCCCCCAAGAAGAATTAGAGTTAAATTAG